The following are encoded together in the Narcine bancroftii isolate sNarBan1 chromosome 10, sNarBan1.hap1, whole genome shotgun sequence genome:
- the cebpg gene encoding CCAAT/enhancer-binding protein gamma isoform X1, whose protein sequence is MLMETIAEDCIIAEFLIVRIRSLLFTVRYSWSWKNRYFISSERGASPSRRSLRQMSTQPVISTYPQESAGQNGVSGTSLQDASTGGRGISAHQVSELNLLSPTVGGKAMAPSKPSKKNASHNKESDEYRQRRERNNLAVRKSRLKSKQKARDTQQRVDELKEENERLEAKIKLLTKELSVLKDLFLEHAHSFSDNGHPSFTEGPGSVQEANNGGE, encoded by the coding sequence ATTGTGAGGATCCGTAGTCTCCTGTTCACTGTACGTTACTCCTGGTCTTGGAAGAATCGCTACTTCATTAGCAGTGAAAGAGGAGCCAGTCCATCAAGGAGGTCCTTGAGACAAATGAGCACGCAGCCTGTCATTTCCACTTACCCTCAAGAGAGTGCTGGCCAGAATGGAGTGAGCGGAACATCACTCCAGGACGCCAGCACAGGTGGCAGAGGTATCAGTGCTCACCAAGTGTCAGAGCTCAACCTGCTCAGCCCCACGGTGGGGGGCAAGGCCATGGCGCCAAGCAAACCCAGCAAGAAGAATGCAAGCCACAACAAGGAGAGCGATGAGTACCGACAGCGACGAGAGCGCAACAACCTGGCAGTAAGGAAGAGCAGGTTAAAGAGCAAGCAGAAGGCACGCGACACACAACAGAGAGTGGACGAGTTGAAGGAGGAGAACGAAAGGTTGGAGGCAAAGATCAAACTGCTCACCAAGGAGCTGAGTGTCTTGAAGGACTTGTTCCTTGAGCACGCGCATAGTTTCTCTGATAACGGGCACCCGTCATTCACTGAAGGTCCTGGCTCTGTGCAGGAGGCTAACAACGGGGGGGAGTAG
- the cebpg gene encoding CCAAT/enhancer-binding protein gamma isoform X2 → MSTQPVISTYPQESAGQNGVSGTSLQDASTGGRGISAHQVSELNLLSPTVGGKAMAPSKPSKKNASHNKESDEYRQRRERNNLAVRKSRLKSKQKARDTQQRVDELKEENERLEAKIKLLTKELSVLKDLFLEHAHSFSDNGHPSFTEGPGSVQEANNGGE, encoded by the coding sequence ATGAGCACGCAGCCTGTCATTTCCACTTACCCTCAAGAGAGTGCTGGCCAGAATGGAGTGAGCGGAACATCACTCCAGGACGCCAGCACAGGTGGCAGAGGTATCAGTGCTCACCAAGTGTCAGAGCTCAACCTGCTCAGCCCCACGGTGGGGGGCAAGGCCATGGCGCCAAGCAAACCCAGCAAGAAGAATGCAAGCCACAACAAGGAGAGCGATGAGTACCGACAGCGACGAGAGCGCAACAACCTGGCAGTAAGGAAGAGCAGGTTAAAGAGCAAGCAGAAGGCACGCGACACACAACAGAGAGTGGACGAGTTGAAGGAGGAGAACGAAAGGTTGGAGGCAAAGATCAAACTGCTCACCAAGGAGCTGAGTGTCTTGAAGGACTTGTTCCTTGAGCACGCGCATAGTTTCTCTGATAACGGGCACCCGTCATTCACTGAAGGTCCTGGCTCTGTGCAGGAGGCTAACAACGGGGGGGAGTAG